One genomic segment of Flagellimonas marinaquae includes these proteins:
- a CDS encoding Lrp/AsnC family transcriptional regulator, with protein MKLDKLDIELIRLLQNDSKKTTKQYADALHLSKTAVYERIRRLERNGVITQYTALVDKHKVGRDFMVLCQIRLIHHTKENVLKFEQEILQLKEVSECFHVGGDYDYILKIYVADMKSYRDFMLTKLTAIANIGNTQSSFVINEVKNSPSVHI; from the coding sequence ATGAAATTGGATAAATTGGATATTGAATTGATCAGATTGCTTCAAAATGATAGTAAAAAAACCACAAAACAATACGCGGATGCTCTGCATTTGTCCAAAACTGCCGTTTATGAACGAATCCGCCGTCTGGAGCGCAACGGAGTAATTACGCAATACACTGCTTTGGTGGACAAGCACAAAGTCGGCAGGGATTTTATGGTGCTCTGTCAAATACGGTTGATCCATCATACCAAAGAAAATGTACTAAAATTTGAACAGGAGATTTTACAATTGAAAGAGGTTTCCGAATGCTTCCATGTCGGGGGGGATTACGATTATATTCTGAAAATCTATGTTGCCGATATGAAAAGTTATCGAGACTTTATGCTCACAAAGCTTACTGCCATTGCCAATATTGGCAACACCCAAAGTTCTTTTGTGATCAACGAGGTAAAGAATAGTCCATCCGTTCATATCTAA
- a CDS encoding aminotransferase class I/II-fold pyridoxal phosphate-dependent enzyme, translated as MDYKASEHIQDLQYFGEFGGINPSISDSSTYTFLSAKTMFDTFEGNTEGCYLYSRHSSPSNLYLGEAMAQLEGTESANVYASGMGAITAVILQLCDSGDHIVCSRTIYGGTYAFLKNFVKKFNISVSFIDITDLNTVEKSITPKTKMIYCEAISNPLLEIADIPSLSKIAKKNSIPLVVDNTFSPLSISAAQLGADIVVHSLTKFINGSSDCVAGAVCASTDFCLSLKDVNNGAGMLLGSTMDSLRAASILKNMRTLHIRIKKHSENADYLAKQFLNDGLTVVYPGLENHPGHDLMNAQMNPEYGYGGMLTLDVGSVEKANALMESMQRKKLGYLAVSLGFYKTLFSASGTSTSSEIPEEEQKELGLSQGLIRFSIGLDNDIKKTYKTMRECMEELGILAPDTSFGLVLERKGLAQHSAKS; from the coding sequence ATGGACTATAAAGCTTCAGAACACATACAGGACCTTCAATATTTTGGTGAATTTGGAGGTATAAACCCTTCTATATCAGACTCATCAACCTACACATTCCTGTCTGCAAAAACCATGTTCGATACCTTCGAAGGCAATACCGAAGGCTGCTATTTGTATAGCCGTCACTCCTCCCCTTCTAACTTGTATTTGGGCGAGGCCATGGCACAATTGGAAGGTACCGAATCGGCCAATGTTTATGCAAGTGGTATGGGAGCGATAACTGCGGTAATCCTTCAATTATGCGATTCTGGCGACCACATTGTTTGCAGTAGAACCATTTATGGGGGTACCTACGCGTTTTTGAAAAATTTCGTAAAAAAGTTCAATATCTCGGTATCCTTTATCGATATCACCGATTTAAATACGGTCGAAAAATCCATCACACCAAAAACCAAAATGATATATTGCGAAGCGATAAGCAATCCTCTTTTGGAAATAGCGGACATCCCTTCTCTCTCCAAAATCGCAAAGAAAAATAGTATACCGCTCGTAGTGGACAACACCTTTTCCCCGTTGAGCATAAGCGCTGCACAATTGGGGGCCGACATTGTTGTGCACAGTCTAACCAAATTTATAAACGGAAGCAGTGACTGTGTTGCAGGTGCCGTTTGTGCCTCTACCGATTTTTGCTTGAGCCTAAAAGATGTGAACAACGGAGCTGGTATGTTGTTGGGCAGCACTATGGATAGTTTGAGGGCCGCCTCCATTTTGAAAAATATGCGAACCCTCCACATTCGGATCAAAAAGCATAGCGAAAATGCCGATTATTTGGCAAAACAGTTCCTGAACGATGGTTTAACAGTTGTGTACCCCGGATTGGAAAACCATCCTGGCCATGATCTGATGAACGCCCAAATGAATCCCGAATACGGTTATGGGGGAATGCTCACCCTAGATGTTGGGTCAGTGGAAAAAGCAAACGCCCTAATGGAATCGATGCAACGAAAAAAACTCGGGTATTTAGCTGTAAGCTTGGGCTTTTACAAGACCCTTTTCAGCGCTTCTGGCACATCGACCTCCTCCGAAATTCCGGAAGAGGAACAAAAAGAACTTGGCCTATCGCAAGGACTTATCCGCTTTTCCATTGGTTTGGACAACGATATAAAAAAAACATACAAAACCATGCGGGAGTGCATGGAAGAGCTGGGAATCTTGGCTCCAGATACGAGTTTTGGCCTAGTTCTCGAGCG